The nucleotide sequence GCACCGGCTCTTCCGGTACGACCAATGCGGTGTACGTAATCCTCAGGGATATTAGGCAATTCGAAATTGATGACATGCGGTAACAACGGGATGTCGAGACCACGAGCGGCAATATCAGTGGCTACTAGAGCGGTCAAGGTTCCGTCCTTGAAACCTGCCAAAGCTCTGGTTCTAGCGCCTTGTCCTTTGTTTCCGTGGATGGCAGCTGCTTTGATACCTGCGCTAATCATGGCTTCGGTTAGTTTGTTAGCACCTTGTTTGGTACGGGTAAAGACCAAAACTTGTTTCCAGTTTCCTTCGGAAATCAGTTTTATGATTAATTCGGTTTTTTTCTGTTTGGCACAAGGATATATCTTTTGGATGATGGCGTCAACGGTGGTGTTCTCAGGCGTTGCTTCTACATGAACGGGATGGTGCAAAATCCCCATGGCTAGTTTCTTGATGTCCTTCGAAAAAGTAGCTGAAAAGAGTAAATTTTGTCTTTTGGCGGGCAATACTTTCAAGATACGCTCGATGTCACGCAAGAATCCCATGTCGAGCATACGATCGGCTTCATCCAAAACTAAGATTTCGACTTTGGAAAGCGAAATTAAGCCTTGATTTTGCAAGTCGATTAAGCGTCCTGGAGTGGCTACGAGTATATCAATTCCGTTGCGCAATTGTGCCACCTGTGGTTTTTGATTTACACCTCCAAAAATGACTGTACTTCGTATATCAAGGTAGGTGCTGTATTCTTTGAGGTTTTCAAATATTTGTGCCGCTAGTTCTCTTGTTGGTGTTAATATCAACGCACGAACGGGTCTGTGGCTTAGTTGTTTTCCTTGTGATAGGATTTGGAGTATGGGTAATGTAAAACCAGCTGTTTTTCCTGTTCCTGTTTGCGCTGATGCTAAAACATCTTTGCCTTCTAAAATTGATGGAATTGCTTTTTGTTGAATTGGGGAAGGGGTTGTATATCCTTTTTTGCTGATGGCTTTCAGTAAAGCATCAGATAATCCTAATGAGTTGAATGACATAAATAGTGTTTGTAAAGTAAACACTATGGTTAGGTTACTTTAATTTGGTGCAAAGATGCAGCTATTTTTTTCGATA is from Flavobacterium sp. NG2 and encodes:
- a CDS encoding DEAD/DEAH box helicase — its product is MSFNSLGLSDALLKAISKKGYTTPSPIQQKAIPSILEGKDVLASAQTGTGKTAGFTLPILQILSQGKQLSHRPVRALILTPTRELAAQIFENLKEYSTYLDIRSTVIFGGVNQKPQVAQLRNGIDILVATPGRLIDLQNQGLISLSKVEILVLDEADRMLDMGFLRDIERILKVLPAKRQNLLFSATFSKDIKKLAMGILHHPVHVEATPENTTVDAIIQKIYPCAKQKKTELIIKLISEGNWKQVLVFTRTKQGANKLTEAMISAGIKAAAIHGNKGQGARTRALAGFKDGTLTALVATDIAARGLDIPLLPHVINFELPNIPEDYVHRIGRTGRAGASGEAISLVSPDETVFLRDIEKLVGLKLPKEQIPGFEPDPNASTEPIKPGQGRPQRNSTPKKPKTDNKARSNNSFGPRRPSQNNDRRSNR